A window of the Flavobacterium sangjuense genome harbors these coding sequences:
- a CDS encoding ArsR family transcriptional regulator, translated as MRGLAEEFDESTNSIRKELNNLSEAGYLNKVTIQNRISYNANTQHPLFETLQKLVFHYLGLPTIIEMIVERMGIVEQIYIIGDYARGIDSGTIEVIIVGPQLDKQYLNQLEGKIEKEIERKVRFIATSNYKDKGLLIYEAKLLS; from the coding sequence TTGCGTGGTTTAGCGGAAGAGTTTGACGAATCGACTAACTCTATTCGAAAAGAATTGAATAACCTTTCTGAAGCCGGTTATTTAAATAAAGTTACCATTCAAAATAGAATTAGTTACAACGCTAATACGCAACATCCATTATTTGAGACACTACAGAAATTGGTATTTCATTATTTGGGTTTACCTACTATTATTGAAATGATAGTAGAGCGAATGGGTATTGTAGAGCAGATCTATATTATTGGCGATTATGCTCGCGGCATTGATAGTGGTACTATAGAGGTAATAATAGTTGGACCACAATTAGATAAACAGTATTTAAATCAGTTAGAAGGTAAAATTGAAAAAGAAATTGAACGAAAAGTACGGTTTATAGCCACTAGTAATTATAAAGATAAAGGATTGTTGATTTATGAAGCCAAATTATTATCATGA
- a CDS encoding lipopolysaccharide biosynthesis protein, giving the protein MTLRKQALSGVFWTFLQQFSTQGISFIVSILMARLLLPSEFGLIGMIYIFIAIGRMLIDNGLSQSLVRNKEVSQEDYSTVFYFNLGGSILIYIAIYFLAPCIALFYKQDVLTLIIRLYCLVFLINAFGTVQSTILTKNMRFKTQMLVAIPSLVISSLVGISMAYMGFGVWSLVWSAIVQSFLSVLQLWFWSSWRPALLFSVEKFKYHFYYGYKLTLSGLLDVLFNNVYTIIIGKFFSPTQVGFFTRADSLKQFPVNNIAKILDKVTFPLFAHIQNDDVRLKSVYKKIMQMVIFLVAPLLIFLAVLAEPLFRFLFTEKWLPAVPYFQILCANGILYPIHAYNLNVLKVKGRSDLFLRLELVKKILLLVIILITFTFGIYGLLYGSVLFSILAFFINTHYTAKFINYTSFEQIKDIAPTIFLALFVGVLLYFIDIFVITISQYDIVRLLVGGFVSSILYALLAFSLKMHSFTELISIIKRK; this is encoded by the coding sequence ATGACCTTACGTAAGCAAGCACTTTCAGGTGTTTTTTGGACTTTTTTGCAACAGTTCAGTACACAGGGTATTTCTTTTATAGTATCCATATTAATGGCCAGGTTATTATTGCCATCGGAATTTGGATTGATAGGAATGATATATATATTTATTGCTATTGGTAGAATGCTTATTGACAATGGTTTAAGTCAGTCCTTAGTCAGAAATAAGGAAGTTAGTCAAGAAGATTACAGTACGGTTTTCTATTTTAATTTAGGAGGAAGTATTTTGATTTACATAGCTATTTATTTTTTGGCGCCGTGTATTGCACTTTTTTATAAACAAGACGTATTAACCCTTATTATACGACTTTATTGTTTGGTGTTTTTAATAAATGCTTTTGGAACTGTTCAAAGTACCATTCTAACTAAAAATATGCGCTTTAAAACTCAAATGTTAGTTGCTATACCCTCTTTGGTTATAAGTAGTTTAGTGGGGATTTCTATGGCATATATGGGGTTTGGTGTTTGGAGTTTGGTTTGGAGTGCTATAGTGCAAAGTTTTTTAAGTGTACTCCAACTATGGTTTTGGTCTTCATGGAGGCCAGCCTTACTCTTTAGTGTAGAAAAGTTTAAATATCACTTTTATTATGGGTATAAACTAACACTATCAGGTTTACTGGATGTTCTTTTTAACAATGTTTACACTATTATCATTGGAAAATTCTTTTCTCCAACGCAAGTAGGTTTTTTCACCCGAGCTGACTCATTGAAACAATTCCCAGTTAATAATATTGCTAAAATTTTAGACAAAGTTACTTTTCCCTTATTTGCTCATATTCAAAATGATGATGTCAGACTAAAAAGCGTCTATAAAAAAATTATGCAGATGGTTATTTTTTTGGTAGCACCATTACTTATATTTTTAGCCGTTTTAGCCGAACCGTTGTTCAGATTCCTGTTCACAGAAAAATGGTTACCTGCAGTACCTTATTTTCAAATTTTATGTGCTAATGGTATATTATATCCAATTCATGCTTACAATTTAAATGTTTTAAAGGTTAAAGGAAGAAGTGATTTATTTTTGAGATTAGAGTTAGTAAAAAAAATACTTTTGTTAGTAATTATTCTTATCACTTTTACTTTTGGTATCTATGGATTATTATATGGTAGTGTACTGTTTTCTATTTTGGCTTTTTTTATTAATACCCACTACACTGCCAAATTCATTAACTATACTTCATTTGAACAAATAAAAGATATTGCCCCTACCATTTTTTTAGCCCTTTTTGTTGGGGTGTTATTATATTTTATTGATATTTTTGTGATAACAATAAGTCAGTATGATATTGTTAGACTGCTAGTTGGCGGATTCGTATCTTCTATACTTTATGCTTTATTAGCATTTAGTCTTAAAATGCATTCCTTTACAGAGTTAATTTCAATTATAAAAAGAAAATGA
- a CDS encoding DegT/DnrJ/EryC1/StrS family aminotransferase, translated as MINVTKTFFPPLEEYTEQLERIWKNQWLTNRGELILELEEKLKSYLSVSNIILMNNGTIPLQIALKILGKGGEIITTPFSYVATTAAIVWENCTPVFVDIHPDYLTIDETKIEAAITDKTTAILATHVFGNPCHLEAISAIAKKHNLKVIYDAAHSFGVTYKDKSIFEYGDVSTCSFHATKLFHTGEGGALFCSDEHIRNQCFYSHNFGHNGPLDFHGLGINGKISELQGAMGLAVLPHMATIMAERKRTVDLYNNHLNFSKLTKMKLRDNTVWNYSYYPVLFETESELLTVQKALNAESIFPRRYFYPSLNTINYVNAKQMIVSESVASRVLCLPLSHDLRQSDIEIIIKSINTNLSC; from the coding sequence ATGATCAACGTTACCAAAACTTTTTTCCCGCCTCTTGAGGAATATACAGAACAATTAGAACGAATATGGAAAAACCAATGGTTAACTAATAGGGGTGAACTTATTTTGGAATTAGAAGAAAAACTAAAAAGCTATCTTTCTGTTTCCAATATTATTTTGATGAATAACGGTACAATTCCGCTTCAAATTGCTTTAAAAATATTAGGGAAAGGTGGTGAAATAATAACAACTCCCTTCAGTTATGTAGCCACAACTGCAGCAATTGTTTGGGAAAATTGTACACCGGTTTTTGTTGACATACATCCTGACTATTTAACTATTGATGAGACTAAAATAGAAGCAGCTATAACTGATAAAACTACAGCTATATTAGCTACTCATGTTTTTGGGAATCCTTGCCATCTTGAGGCTATTTCGGCAATCGCAAAAAAACACAATTTAAAAGTAATTTACGATGCAGCGCATTCCTTTGGAGTGACCTATAAGGACAAATCTATTTTTGAGTATGGAGATGTAAGTACCTGTAGCTTTCATGCCACTAAATTGTTTCATACAGGTGAAGGCGGAGCATTATTTTGCTCTGATGAACATATAAGAAATCAATGTTTTTACAGTCATAATTTTGGTCACAACGGACCATTGGATTTTCACGGGCTTGGTATTAATGGCAAAATATCCGAATTGCAAGGTGCTATGGGATTAGCGGTTTTGCCTCATATGGCTACGATTATGGCAGAACGAAAAAGAACAGTTGATTTATATAATAATCACCTAAATTTTTCGAAACTTACTAAAATGAAGCTAAGAGACAACACTGTATGGAATTACAGCTATTATCCGGTTCTTTTTGAAACGGAGAGCGAATTATTAACTGTTCAAAAAGCTTTGAATGCAGAAAGTATATTTCCGAGACGGTACTTTTATCCTTCATTGAATACTATCAATTATGTTAATGCAAAGCAAATGATTGTATCCGAAAGTGTTGCAAGCAGGGTTTTGTGTTTGCCTTTGTCTCATGATTTAAGGCAAAGTGATATTGAAATAATTATTAAATCAATAAATACTAATTTATCATGTTAA
- a CDS encoding acetyltransferase: MLIIGAKGFAKEVLEVLKQLNRLENIAFYDDVNHDIGDFLYSEFPILKSELQAKNFFEKVGSEFTIGIGNPQLRYKLYKKFTDLGGVYASTVSPLAIIGSFGNQIGAGCNIMTSTVITNDITIGEGVLINLCCTVGHDTLIDDFVELCPDVNISGNCHIGKFSFIGTNSTVLPNVRIGKNVIVGAGSVVTKDVPDNSLVIGTPAIIKKDLPPFEV; encoded by the coding sequence ATGTTAATTATAGGAGCTAAAGGATTTGCCAAAGAAGTTTTAGAAGTTCTAAAACAATTAAATCGCCTTGAGAATATTGCTTTTTATGATGATGTTAATCATGATATTGGCGATTTTTTATACAGTGAATTCCCTATTTTGAAAAGTGAATTACAAGCTAAAAATTTCTTTGAAAAAGTGGGCTCAGAATTCACCATAGGCATTGGTAATCCACAATTGAGATATAAATTATATAAGAAATTTACAGATTTGGGAGGTGTTTATGCTTCCACAGTAAGTCCATTAGCAATTATTGGAAGTTTTGGAAATCAAATAGGTGCAGGGTGTAATATTATGACATCTACTGTAATTACGAATGACATTACAATTGGCGAAGGGGTTTTGATCAATTTATGTTGTACTGTTGGTCATGATACATTAATTGATGATTTTGTGGAATTGTGTCCTGATGTAAATATTTCGGGTAATTGTCATATAGGTAAATTTTCTTTTATAGGCACCAATAGTACAGTTTTACCTAATGTAAGAATTGGTAAAAATGTTATTGTAGGTGCAGGTTCTGTTGTTACCAAAGATGTTCCTGATAATTCGCTTGTAATTGGAACTCCTGCAATAATTAAAAAAGACTTGCCTCCTTTTGAAGTTTAA
- a CDS encoding glycosyltransferase family 2 protein, with protein sequence MSNSNCPIVSVVMITYGHENFIREAISGVLMQECSFEVELIIANDCSPDDTDIIVNDIRKCYDGPHKIHYHKHINNLGIMPNFIWAVKQSKGKYIALCEGDDYWTDPLKLQKQVDFLEHNTDFFMVGHQSQKIINIIDGSDTEIIGIFKKDVFDYDDLAIKNIRIPTASLVFKNKIKFPEWFFKVYGGDRALIYLASTKGKIKVMDFIGSVYRIHDGGIEQGYKKDKSSLPKRNIHENNIYLSIIPKKYTFKYLKANSWNYFYLSINYLREFKISNSFKSFYKSILYYIKYLWSLQYLGKINN encoded by the coding sequence ATGTCAAATTCTAATTGCCCTATAGTTAGCGTTGTAATGATTACTTATGGACATGAAAATTTTATTCGTGAAGCCATTAGTGGTGTACTTATGCAGGAATGCTCATTTGAAGTTGAGTTAATAATAGCTAATGATTGTTCTCCTGACGATACAGATATTATAGTGAATGATATAAGAAAATGTTATGATGGTCCTCATAAAATACATTACCATAAACATATAAACAATTTGGGAATAATGCCAAACTTTATATGGGCTGTTAAACAATCTAAAGGTAAATACATTGCACTGTGTGAGGGTGACGATTATTGGACAGATCCTTTAAAACTGCAAAAGCAAGTTGATTTTTTAGAGCATAATACTGATTTTTTTATGGTTGGTCATCAGTCCCAAAAAATAATAAATATAATAGACGGGAGTGACACTGAAATAATCGGAATATTTAAAAAAGATGTATTTGATTACGATGATTTAGCCATTAAAAATATAAGAATACCTACAGCTTCTTTAGTTTTTAAAAATAAAATTAAGTTTCCTGAATGGTTTTTTAAAGTTTATGGAGGGGATAGAGCTTTAATATATTTGGCAAGCACAAAAGGTAAAATAAAAGTAATGGATTTTATAGGTTCCGTATATAGGATACATGACGGTGGTATTGAACAAGGGTATAAGAAAGATAAGTCTTCTTTGCCAAAAAGAAATATTCATGAAAATAATATCTACTTGTCAATTATTCCAAAAAAGTATACTTTCAAATATTTAAAAGCAAATAGTTGGAATTATTTTTATTTGAGTATAAATTATCTCAGAGAATTCAAGATAAGTAATTCGTTTAAGTCTTTTTATAAATCAATTTTATATTACATCAAATACTTATGGAGTTTACAGTATTTAGGAAAAATAAATAATTAA